GTAGCGGTACTTGCCCGGCGTCAGGGTGACAGTCAGCTCGTGGCGGCCCTTGTTGGCGTCGGTCGGGCTGGCCGTGATGTTCACCTGCGCGTCGTGGTTGTAGCCAGGTGTGGAGTTGTCGAAGGTCAGCGTGTGGAGCATGCCGGTGTCGTTCCCGGTCGCCACGCTGTTCTCGAAGACGATGGTGGTCTCACCGGCCACCGCGGTGGTGGGGGCGGAGGTGTACTTGGTGACGTTCTCGTCCGAAGTCCAGGTCAGCGTTTGGGCCGCGGCGGCCACTGGCGACGACGCCGACGCCGGCATCACCACCAGCCCCAGCATGGTCAGCGCCGCGGCCAGCGCGGCGAGCATTCGTCGGGACATAGCGGGAAAACCTTCCTGAAGGGCCGGCCGGCGCGCACCGCGCGCCGGCCGGCTGGTCAACCGGGGGTTACAGCGGCCGCACCCTGATGTCGCGGAACTCCATCAGGTCGTTGTCACCGTGGTTCTGCAGGCCGATGAACCCGTCGGCGAACTGCCGCAGGTCCGTCGGCGGGTCGCCCGGACGCGACGACTGCAGTCCCGGGTTGTTGTCGAACTCGTTGATCACCTTGCCGTTGCGGATGATCGTGTAGTGCTGGCCGACAACCTTGATCTCGTACTCGTTCCACTGCCCCTTCGGCGTGACACCGGCGGCGTCCAGCGGGTTCGGGTCGAAGTTGTAGACCGAGCCCGTCTTCTGCGGTTCGCCGGTGGTCCCGTCGTAGAGCTGGATCTCGTGACCGCAGTAGATGGCCACCCACGCCTGTGACGTGGCCGCGGAACCGGTGGTGCCGCAGCTGCCCGGCGGCCGCTGGTCCAGCGGGATCCGGGGGTCGGGGAACCGCACGAAGACCCCGCTGTTGGCGTTGCCCTGCGGTGCGATGTCCTTGAACTTCAGCTTCAGCGAGTAGTTGCCGAACTGCTGCCCGGCGTACCAGAGCATGCCCAGCCCGCCGCTGGGCCGCAACGAACCGTCCGGCTGGATCTTGAACTCCCCGGACGGTGCCATCTCCCAGCCCTTGAGCGAAGTCCCGTCGTAGATCGACATGTACCCGACGTGGCCGGGCGTTCCGATCGGCGAGTCCTGCGCGACCTGGTTGATCTTGTCCCGCTGCTTGTCGTTGATGATGCCGAGCTGCTTCAGGTTCCGCGTCGCGTTCTTGACGTGGTCCATGAAGCCGGCCTTGGTCGGCCACGTGCTCTCGTCGTCGATCATGTCGTCGACCTTGCAGCCGCCACCGGCGTTCTGGTTCGGCACACCGGTGTCGGTGTCTCCGACGGTCACCGTGGCCCCGGGATCGGGTACCAGGCAGCCGACGTTCGCCGTGGTCCGCGAGACCACCTTCTCGCCGTCGGCGTAGGTGGTGGTCAGCTTCGCGGTGAACGGACCGGTGCGGGTGTAGGTGTGCCGGGGGTTGGCCTCGGTCGACATGGTGCCGTCGCCGAAGTCCCACTCCCAGGCCACGCCACCGGACTTGAGCCCGTTGAACGCCACCGTCAGCGGCTTGCTCTGCACGTTGGTGTTCGTCGCCGCGGGCGCCGGGGTGGCCGCCCCGCCGGTGTAGGTGATCCGGATCAGCTTCTGGTTGGCGTCGAGGCTGAAGAAGCCGTTGCCGTAGTCCAGCAGGTACAGCGCGCCGTCCGGGCCGAACTTGGCGTCCATCCAGCTGAGCAGCTTCGAGTCGCCGCTGCCGCCGGGAATGATCTGGCGGAGCGTCTCGGCGAAGGCGGGCGGCTGCTGCGTGGGCACCCCGTTGGGGTCCACCGTCACCGCGACGCGGTTCTGCGAGTTGGACTGGTCACCGATGAACCACTTGTTGTCCCAGTACTCCGGCCAGGCCACACCGCTGTTGGCGTTCACCAGTTCGTGGTGGTAGGTCGGGCCGGACATGACCGCCTGACCGCCACCCCGGAGGTAGGGCTGGGTGTAGGTCGCGTCCGCGGCGTTGTAGGTCGGCACGGAGCTGTTCGGGCGGTTCGGGAAGATCGGGCCGCCGCCGTCCGGCGAGTACCAGATCATGTTGTCCTTGATCGGCGGCAGGTTCACCAGGCCGGTGTTGCGCGGCGAGGTGTTCACCGGGTTGTTGCAGTCGTACCAGCCGGTCAGCACCGCGGCGTCGGAGCTGCTGCGGTCGCGGTACGGCTGCCGGTTGCCCATGCAGTACGGCCAGCCGTGGTTGCCCGCTTCGGTGATCACGGTCGCCGTCTCGTACTTCGCCGGGCCGAGTTCCGGGCTCGGTGAGCCGGCGTCGGGCCCGACCCAGCCGGCGGTGACCCAGTTGGTGACCGGGTCCACCTGCAGGCGCGAGATGTTCCGCACGCCCATCACGTAGATCTCCGGGCGCGCCTTGTCCGTGCCCGGCGGGAACAGGTTGCCGGCCGGCACGGTGTAGGTGCCGTCGGCCTCCGGGTGGATCCGGATGATCTTGCCGTTCAGGTCGTTCGTGTTGCCCGAGGTGCGGCGCGCGTCCTGGAAGGAGACGCCCTTGTAGTCGGCAGTCCAGTTGTTGCCGGAGTAGCCGTTCGAGCCCTGCGACGAGTTGCTGTCACCGGACCCGATGTAGAGGTTGCCGTCCTTGTCGAAGGCCATGCCGCCACCGGCGTGGCAGCAGCTGTGGATCTGCGTGTCCCAGGACAGCAGGTCCTTGCGGGTGGCCTGGTCGATGGTGGACTTCGCGGCGTCGTAGGTGAACCGCGAAACCGTGCGCTTGCCGATCCGCTTGTCCTTGTCGATGGACTCGTACGGCATCCAGTAGACGTAGAACCAGCCGTTCTCGGCGAACTTCGGGTCCAGCGTCATGCCGACCAGACCCTCTTCGTTCTTCACCAGCTCGTCCCCGGAACCCCGGTTGCCCATCACCTTGAGCGTGGTGAGCAGCTTGACCTGCTTGGTGGCCGGGTCCCACTGGTGGATCGTGCCGCAGCCGAGACCGACGTTCGGGTTGTCCCAGCTGGGCACCGGGCCGGTCGCGCAGGCGGCCTTGCCGATGTAGAACACGCGCCCGTTCGGCGCGATGGTCAGCCCGTGCGGCTCGCCGATCTGGTCCATCTGCCCGGCGGCGTTCTGCCCGGACAGCTTCTCGATCTTGTAGTTCGAGGCGATGGTGGCCTTGCAGTCACCGCGCACCATGCCGGTGGTCCACTTCAGCGCACCGAGCAGGTGGCCGCGGAACTGGTCCTCGCCGTAGCTGCCTTCGGTGCGTCCCATCCCGGTGTAGAAGGAGCGGCCACCGTCGTAGTCGCGGCACCAGGAGATCGGGTGGAACGGCCCGTTGGCGGTCGGACCGGGGTTGTAGCCCTTCTCCTCGACCTGGGCGATGGTGTGGACCTGGCCGACCGGGTTGGCTTCCCAGTTCAGCCAGCGGTCGGTCCGCTTCCAGTTCAGCGGCAGGCCCTCGTTCGCCGGGTGCTGGCGGTCGAGCACGTTGACCGTGGCCTCGGCCGGCGCGGGCTCCGGCGGCGGCGGGTTCTGCGAGTTGTCGTAGTGCACGTCGAACTCGGCCAGCTGGGTGGCCGTGTCACCGGCGTTCGCGGTGATGTTCAGCCGGTAGTGCGCGTAGCTGGTGGTGTTGGTGAACTCGAAGGTCCGGCTCTGGAAGCGCTGGGGGAAGTCCTCGCCGGTGCGCTTGTCCAGGTCGGTCCAGGTCTGGCCGTCGGCCGAACCCTGCAGGGTCCAGTCCTTCGGGTCGCGGCCGTCGAAGTCGTTGGCCGAGGTCATCGAGTACTTGGTCAGCTTGGCCGGAGCGGGCAGCTGGTAGCTGACCCAGGCGGTCTTGGCGAACGCGAGCCACTTGGTGTTCTGGTCGCGGTCGTTCAGCTTTTCCTTGGTCTCGTTGGGCGGGTTCTCGCCGCTGGCGGTGATCGCCGTGCGGGCGCCGGCCGGGCGCGCGCCGATCAGGCCGGTGAACCAGTCCGAGTTGGGCTGCGCCTTGGCCGCGTCGGACAGGCCGACAAAACCACCGCCCGCCTTCATGTAGTTCCGCAGCGCGGTTTCCTGCTCCGTGGACAGGGTCACGCCCTGCGCGGACAGGAACACCACACCCCGGTAGTTGGCCAGGTTCGCCGCGGTGAACACGCCGGGGTCCGAGCTGGACGTCACGGCGATGCCGTTGTCCTGCCCGAGCCGGGCGATCGCGTCGCTGGCCCGCTGCACCGGGTCCTTCTGGTCCGCCACCGGACCGTGGAACACCAGCACGGAGACCGGTGCCGCCGCGGTCGCGGCGGGTTGTGCCTGCGCGACGACCGACGTGGCCAGTGGCGCCGCGAGCGAGACCACCGCCCCGACGGCCAGCATGGCCGCCGATCGTCGCCGTTTCGACCAGCCTGTCGAAACTCTTCGTCCCATCCCTGACTCCTTATTTGGTGTTGGGAACTAGTGGTTGTGCGCGGTCGCACTGGACTCGGCGGTGTGGCCCGAGTGGTCGTGGTTCTTGAACCGGTCGATCGCCTCCTGCGCGCCGGCGGGCATGCTGCCGTCGGGGTT
The genomic region above belongs to Amycolatopsis sp. YIM 10 and contains:
- a CDS encoding ThuA domain-containing protein, whose amino-acid sequence is MGRRVSTGWSKRRRSAAMLAVGAVVSLAAPLATSVVAQAQPAATAAAPVSVLVFHGPVADQKDPVQRASDAIARLGQDNGIAVTSSSDPGVFTAANLANYRGVVFLSAQGVTLSTEQETALRNYMKAGGGFVGLSDAAKAQPNSDWFTGLIGARPAGARTAITASGENPPNETKEKLNDRDQNTKWLAFAKTAWVSYQLPAPAKLTKYSMTSANDFDGRDPKDWTLQGSADGQTWTDLDKRTGEDFPQRFQSRTFEFTNTTSYAHYRLNITANAGDTATQLAEFDVHYDNSQNPPPPEPAPAEATVNVLDRQHPANEGLPLNWKRTDRWLNWEANPVGQVHTIAQVEEKGYNPGPTANGPFHPISWCRDYDGGRSFYTGMGRTEGSYGEDQFRGHLLGALKWTTGMVRGDCKATIASNYKIEKLSGQNAAGQMDQIGEPHGLTIAPNGRVFYIGKAACATGPVPSWDNPNVGLGCGTIHQWDPATKQVKLLTTLKVMGNRGSGDELVKNEEGLVGMTLDPKFAENGWFYVYWMPYESIDKDKRIGKRTVSRFTYDAAKSTIDQATRKDLLSWDTQIHSCCHAGGGMAFDKDGNLYIGSGDSNSSQGSNGYSGNNWTADYKGVSFQDARRTSGNTNDLNGKIIRIHPEADGTYTVPAGNLFPPGTDKARPEIYVMGVRNISRLQVDPVTNWVTAGWVGPDAGSPSPELGPAKYETATVITEAGNHGWPYCMGNRQPYRDRSSSDAAVLTGWYDCNNPVNTSPRNTGLVNLPPIKDNMIWYSPDGGGPIFPNRPNSSVPTYNAADATYTQPYLRGGGQAVMSGPTYHHELVNANSGVAWPEYWDNKWFIGDQSNSQNRVAVTVDPNGVPTQQPPAFAETLRQIIPGGSGDSKLLSWMDAKFGPDGALYLLDYGNGFFSLDANQKLIRITYTGGAATPAPAATNTNVQSKPLTVAFNGLKSGGVAWEWDFGDGTMSTEANPRHTYTRTGPFTAKLTTTYADGEKVVSRTTANVGCLVPDPGATVTVGDTDTGVPNQNAGGGCKVDDMIDDESTWPTKAGFMDHVKNATRNLKQLGIINDKQRDKINQVAQDSPIGTPGHVGYMSIYDGTSLKGWEMAPSGEFKIQPDGSLRPSGGLGMLWYAGQQFGNYSLKLKFKDIAPQGNANSGVFVRFPDPRIPLDQRPPGSCGTTGSAATSQAWVAIYCGHEIQLYDGTTGEPQKTGSVYNFDPNPLDAAGVTPKGQWNEYEIKVVGQHYTIIRNGKVINEFDNNPGLQSSRPGDPPTDLRQFADGFIGLQNHGDNDLMEFRDIRVRPL